The genomic DNA GTGCGTCGTTCTTGGTAACAAATACTGGCTACAAGAATAGTTTTCATATTGCCCTAGCTTAGTGTATCCATTCCATAAAGATTGACCAAGTTTACAACAGGACTGAATCCGTCAGTCCCCAGCTCAAACTAATTAACAGATCTGcattttaatattatcaaagATCAACATATGAACCCAAGTAACTTTGTAAAAGTTCATCACCATACATTTTTCAAAATGCTCACTTTTTTTTATAGTTCCTTGCTCCATATGGAAGGTTCTTTAAAATATAACATGCACTAATGtatacttctctccctcttcaagaCTGTTCCCTTGTATTTTCCATGACTTTGTGCATTCATGATATAAATGTATGCTATTTTACCACTGTTTACTATTTATAGCCATTACATTAGTATTTCTCTAGTCTTAGCAGTCCTAATTTGAATATTCACCAAAAGTCATGAGTTGTTACTTGTAGACTTGGAAAGCTTAATCGTCAGTTTCTGGTGTAGGAAATTCTGAAAGCATGACTTGGTGACTGTGCATGACTGTCTTGGTAGTTTAATTTCTTTACAGCAATTTAGAAAATTTATCTTGTATCATTACTAAGTGAATCTTCATGTTACATTTTGACAAATCCATTCTATTTTGGCATTTAAATTAAAAGCAAGTTGATGTATATTTGGGTAATGTTACTTTAACGCACAGTGATATACGGAAATGTACACTTACCATCTTATAGTACATAAATAGAATTATAAACAATAGAGGTAAAGCTACACTGGCCTTGTATTTACTGCAAAATGGGAAATGTATCTGCTTCATGTCACCCCACTCACTGCCAGTTCTTAAGGTTGCATTTTCAGGAAGTTGGCaggaagtgctaataaaggggggagggggtacaaggGGGCTTTCCTAGCAGGTATGAAAGGtttggtttggattttgggtctgcatgataccctggtttttgAACTTCGTCTTTGGAGGGTGCATCGCTCTTGGTAACAAATACTGTAGATTTAGCCATAAGTTGCTGAATTGTATCATCACATTGTTGAATAAGCTGTGATGTTGCATTGGAGATTTAATCTTTGGCAAATGCATTCACACTGTAAAGAATTATCACCTCATCTGTTTGCTTTTATACTCATTACATGTGTTATCTACAGGGAGAAGAAAAATTCAAGAAAGTGCTCTCATTCTGTGAGGCAAATTACTGCATGGGTTAGATAATGGAGTATATTCATCTAGTATGCCCCCGATAAGCAATGGGGGGGTTTGGTTTATTTGTGGTTTCTTGGCTCATATGTCAATCTTTGTGGTGCTTGGTGTCTTCAGGATAGGGTTCATGTGTTTGCTAGTTCAAGGTGAGAATGTGTACTTTTATTTCTGCAATGAGCAACGTCCAAAATTATTACTAGCAGTTTAATTTTTTATATCTAATGCCATTGCAAACTAAACTTAATGCTGGGTGACAAGCACTCGATCTGTTTTTTAAGTTGTACTCCCTATAGTTCTTTTGTTTGGTCCTTACTGAGTTAATGAGTTATAAACCTCCGAAATTTGGGCTCTTTTTAGTCTCCTTGCCTTTAAAAAAGGTAATATAAAGCAATTATAAGCTACAGGGCCATTAATCATTTAATCAACAACTGTACTTTCAACAAAAATTGTACATCTGAAACTTCACTGATCACATCTGGTTCCCCATAGTATTTCACTTGTGTGAATGCAGAAGTTCTTAAGCTATTAGTAATGAAGTAATACTACACAAGTCATTAAGGCCTGTGGATGAATGAGAAATTCTAAATGTTTCACAAAAATTTGATGGGCACCCTGATGTAAGCTTTCCAAGTCATGTACAGGTGTTCTATAGCATCAGTCTTGGACACAGAAAAATCCCAGCTGCTTTGAGTTGATGAAGCAACCACCAATACAACCTACAGAGGATTAGGGTCACCTTGGCCAGGGATCCTGGCCCATGAAACTGGTGGCAGGATTGATACcaacacttctttttttttttttttttcactatatcTCAAGCGTAACTCTTTGCCCttaacattttttattaatttactgcATATTATTTCAGGTTGTGCGGGGGCCCCAAGATGCCTTCAACACTAGACTGTAAGGTGTATGTGGGGGACCTTGGGTCAGGGGCATCCAAACAAGAGCTAGAGGAAGCCTTCTCCTACTACGGCCCCCTCAGAAATGTATGGGTGGCACGCAACCCCCCTGGATTTGCCTTCGTTGAGTTCGAGGACATGCGAGATGCAGAGGATGCCGTCAGGGGATTAGATGGGAGGTAAGAATTTGTGGATTTAGagatcattttcaataaatttaggcGCTGGTTTCCTTCTCAGTTAACAATTTGAGATTATCATGAAACCTCTGGCTAAATATGGAGCTAGATATGTTGGTTGATATTTTCATAGAAAAGGGATCTTAGGTAGGTGATATGCAGGTCAgatttgttttaattaatttctcttgctagcagctcctccctccctccccaccctccccaataTCTAGTGGATAGGCTTGTATCTACCTATATCAGGAAATGTCAAGGTGCAGTGAGAATCTGTTTCACAATGTTAATTTTGTTATCTGTTTCACCCATTATTACTCCTCCaatctcctcattttccccttctctccagtATCTAACCCACCCATTTCCTTAGTCCTTTGGCAGCGTAAACTCTTTGAGGTTAACTGTCTAGTTGTCTGACATACCAGGAAGAATTGATGCCTTTATGCAGCTGAGCATAAAAGCTAGGTAGCTGGAATACTGCTTTTAGGGGATTAACACCCAGATTCCTTTACCCTCCAAACTCCCAGCAATTCATTAGTCAAAAGCAGTGTAGTTTGAGGGGGATAAGGCAGGTTATTAGCAGATATACATTGGAAAATGGTATAGGAAAAGACACAATTGTACATTTTGAATGGGTGTGCTCAGATTTTACTTGCTATCcttcatataaaatttataacCTCCTTGGTAAAGCCTGGCACTTAGTTCCGTATAGATGTTGCCTCACTGGGTATGCTTCATATGCATGCTTTAGAGTCAGATGACGggtatatattcattaaaatggTCACTTCAGGTGTTCTTAAGTCATTAAACGAATGCTGAAAAAGTTACCAGTTTAAGGTTTTAAGTATATTAAAAATCATTTTCAAGGTTAGTGAGATTAGAATTTGGTGAAATATGGAAGTAAATGGATAAATTCCTTCTTAAGGTATTCTTGTTGGAAATGTTAGGTCATTTGTTTCTAGTTTTGTTCGGagtttttttactgttattaatttattgatttttaaGTATTTTATCTAGATagttgtgtgtagatgtataatcAAGCCGTTGGTCTATCTGGCATGTTAAAATATTTGAGGGGGAAAAAATTATGCTTATATGTATccaccttttatatatttgttgaacCACTTTATTGTATGACTTCAATTTGGTTTGGATAGGTCTGGAATACAGTATTGTTGCTTATTGTGGCAGTTTCTTGTcatccctcctctgcctccaagGGAAGATGTATTCGGCTATAACTTTTGAGCTTTAAAATTGGATAGACACATTTAACTAACTAGTAGCCAAAGATCTGACCTGttaaaaaaaaacgcacaaaaaaaaaaaaaaaaatccctgaggCATCAGCCAGTCTCCAGTTTTAGAAGATTGTTAAGGGCTAGATTGTCAAGTATATAAagtttcttcagttttttttttaatgatttccaTTCCCAACTTCTTAGACTGCTACCTGGATCTGAAGTTGTCTTTCATTTTGCTCCTTTGTATAAAGTTTGGGATGGTTGAATGCAGGGAGCAGGTTTTACCTTTTCATCATTGGGATTTTGGGGTTTCGGAATTGGTGAAAGTTATTCATTGGTTGTGGCAATTATGCATGTCTGAAAGCTAGTGAAGTGGCATGAAAGTTTGCTCATGTCTTTATTTCATTGGTAACTCAAAGTATAAAAGCAAGGTCTTGCCATTTTCagaatgctttgtgtgtgtgtgtgtgtgtgtgtgtgtgtgtgtgtgtgtgtgtgtgtagcagctctctctctctctctccaggaatTTGTTGTACAAGCTTGATTAGGGGTTTTGTGCATTTAGTCTTTTGGAAATCATGAACTTTGTATTTTGTCCTTGCAAATTAGTCAGTTCTTCCGCCATAGATTTTTTGGTGCTTAATTAAATTCTCCAAACTAACCTCTCCTTTGTTCCTTCCTAACAGAACAATCTGCGGCCGACGTGTGAGAGTAGAGCTGTCAACGGGGAAGTCACGCAGCAGATTCCGGGGTCCTCCACCACGCCGAGGTCGCCCCTTCCACCCAGACGACCGATGTTACGAGTGCGGCGAGCGGGGTCATTATGCACGGGATTGCCATAGGTACAGCCGGCGTTACGGTTCAAGGTAATTGTCACGTAACCAGTGGCATAAGAGGTGGTTATTGCACGACACATCCTCAAATCCTGAGCTTTATTCAGTAAGCAGTGTTTTGAAGGGAGGCCAGTATCAGCTCAAGTTCACCTGGTTATTGTTGATCATGACTAAAGTGGTGCTGCttccatgttttatttttatttttttatattcatttttttattttttatttttttatttttttctccattcaagagatttctttgagagttttttcTGTGAAGCTTAATCTCTGCCATAGCCCTGTCATGTGGACTTGTCTTGTGTggtctacttaaaaaaaaaaaaaaaaaaaagaagaaagtttaaacaaataaaactaagGGATGATCAATTAGTGAAACTGCTATTGACAGAACACTCATATTTTGTAGGCAACACGGCTGAGATCCCCATTCCCAAACCTCGAGTAGTCAAAGATCGGCGCTCAGTCGATTGTGATCAACGCACTCCGACTTGAATTTGACCTTCTGGCCACACCTTGAACTTCATGGCCTCATTTGTAAAGCTTACTGCCTGCCAGTCAGTCAGCGTAGACCTCTCTCGTGCTCTCCTTGAACATCGCAGTTACATGAGTGTTCAACGCAGGTTAAACATCGCAGTTACATGACCCTACCTACGTGATCGAACGTCAGACCTTCAGACAACTCTCTTCCGAGATTCATGACTCTTGACAGAGGCACAGTAAGCTTACTGGTGTAAAATTTAATTCCTGGTTGTTATTTTACTTAGGTAGTGTTACTTACTCAGTTACCTCTAGTCCCCTTAATTCTTTTTGTTCCATCAATCATTTTCAGCCAGAGGCAGTTCATGTAAGTAATTGAATAAGAGATCCCCAGAAGGTGTTAATTTTGTGCAAATCTGATTTATGGTCACCCGAGAGTGTGGGTTGGCTTCTTTCCGCTTTGCGCAGGAGACGGGTACAAATGGAAGCTAAATGTTTCAGGTTGACCATAAAGAGTTGTGGATGGGTTAAGGGTATAAACTAGCAGTGCTTATCATGCCTATAAGTTGAGCACACGGTCAAGATCAGCCCGTCCCCAACATCCAGTCCCGATGTACGTGCATGGCAGAAATCTTGCGTTAGGATCTATGTGGGGGCATGGATGTTAGCAGCCGTACCATCATCCCAAGAACTCTAAGGATTAGATTTGCACAGTCGAAGTGGCAAAGCTGCTCTTGCAGATACTGAAAGTTTTCTCATGAAACAGGTCGCGTAGCCGGAGCCGCACGCCCAGGAGGAGGAGATCATACACACGCTCCAGGTCCCGCACCCGTGACCGTTCAAGGAGCAGAACCAGGGATCGCTCACGCTCTAGGGACAGAAGCCGCTCCAGAGACAGATCCCGATCACGGTCGCGCACAAGGGACCGCAGCCGCACACGTGAGAGGTCAAGGTCAAGATCCATATCGAGAGACAGGGACCGTGACAGGGAACGATCACTCTCTCGGGATGACAAAGGGTAGGTAAAGATCCCTAACTACTTTCACCGTTTTTACACCTGAATTTGATTATGGTAAAGCCCAGGACATCACGTGTAAGTTAGTTATACTGACCCCGGTTGTTTCTAGAAAGGTAAAGAACATTAATGTTGAGCAGTACTTTCAGAGATCGAAGCCGTTCACGGACCCCACAACAGAACGGCAGCCCCAAGGTTGATGACGGCAAGGATGAATGACCTGAAAGACTATAAGGATTGGAACACATTTTTTCAGTTTTGTACTGGGTATGTTAGATGTATGTTGACTTGCAGTTATTATAATGCAAGACTTAGCCTATAACATGTGGCCCATTTTTGATTtaggaagaaacaaaaatatgctTTGTGAAATGGAATATTCCTTTTTGAATAAAGTATGATCCTTATTTTTATTGTGGTCAGTAAAAGTTGGTTACATTCCAACATTTGTTTCAAATGATTTTCCAAATGTATGGTTtactaataaaataaattttagaaTTTTGAGTTTAGTTTACCTGTAATGAAGAACTTGAGGCGAAGTAAGATTCCCTATGTCAAGAATAGTTTTTGTAATGCCGGTCAACAAGACTTCTCACACTATACTCAAAGGAACAAatcacttgtacattatattggTAAGTTGGATATTTAGTAACCTATATTTTAGCGCACAAAGGCACCAGTACCGTATTATGTGATGCAGAATTTGCTTCAAAACTGATGTCATTGCCAAGTGGGTGGGTTtcagaactgttttttttttttttatattttactaccCTTGCACGTACATGGTATTTTATCCTGCATAATACAGATTAATCTAACATTTTTCTCCTGTTAGTTTCAACTATCAATGTCAATATACCAAGGAAGCCAGTGGGGTTTGCCTGGTTTGCCTGCTAGCATGTCCAAGAATAATAAAGCAACTTCTGTAATGTGTAGAAACAGTATCAAAAATGTTTCTAATCATGTACTCTTGTCCTCAGATAATTGTATAACTCAATTATATCAATGTCATTAGAAATGTattcgaaaaaaaatgataaatagaggGTTGGTATGATTAAGATTTAAGTGTGAATGTCATTATGGTCAGAAAACAAATTCTTTGTAAATGTTTAGTATACATGTTATTTACATATTACGTTTTGTATTCTAGCAAGTTGTATAAAGTCTTTGATACGGATTCAGACCTTGTCTAGTCGAAATTTAGTATCTAAAGTATATAAGCAAGAAATTGTAAAAGCTTGTTACTGATTACAAACGCTATAACCTCATCCTTATTTTTCTTGCCTTCTAAAAGTTCTTTAAACAAGATGAAATGGCTATTTAATtttaaaacttgaaaaaaaaaaatcgagtttaAAGATTCAGTATTAGGTCCTCGGAACTCAATCAGGCACGCTGTTCAGGGAGTTGGGCGAGCCAGACCATATATTCTTTACACGCATCCAGATAAATATTTTAATGGACAGTGAATCCCTATATTCTATGATCTTTCCTGTTCAGTACAAGACCCTGCATTGAACCCTTGGAAAGTAGAATTGTATGGTAAAACGAGGTCGGAGTAGGATGTAGATCGGGCTGAGGCAATATAGTGGAAATCgggttaatgtatttttttttttttttcttatccagaTTAATGTGGATAATATGCTTTTTGTAAGGTAATGGAGAATCTCTATCATgtccacaataaaaataattttcatatttcacaTAGTGTGATTGGTGTAAACATTACATTGATACGACCTGCATTTCTGTTAAAGTATGACTTTGGTTATAAAACTAAGTCGATCATAATGAAACTTGAAGTCActaattttaaaaatcaaaaaatggttattaattacaaaaatgatgTATAAGAAGACATTTTGCTGAGTCGACATTAAAAGTGTTAATGAATAGGAACTGGAATAATGTATTTTATTGAACCCCTGATAAAACCTTTTAAACTAATAAAACCCGTAAATTCTAACAAAGACCTTGGACAGAAAAGGCACGATTTCACTCATCTCGGCATCGAAACCTCCTTACATTGGACCCTGCACGCCACCCATGTCAAGTTAGTAATATTGGCCTTGTATCATGTGCAATGCAAGTTCAATTAAGAGTTACGATTTTCTTTTATAAGATATTTTATAAGTGATATACAAGGTGTCGATGCCCATATATTAATTACATCTTGATGCTTAGATATTTTATAGTGAAGTTTTTTGTTTTAGGAGAGgcatgggagagaaggggactcAAGAGGCAACATGTATCAAGATTCTTTTGCAGAAAATTGTTAACTGGTGTCAGGGATGATCGGTTTCTATCAACTTAATAACAGTGCTTCTGACAACAGATGGAGGCAAAGTTAGTAAGGATCCCCAGAGTTAGTGGTAGTGTtcatatcaaaagaaaaatagTTTTGAAATTAGTGCTGTATCCTCTGCCCCCAATCCTTTGCTCGTTGTcgttggggggaggagaggggggggggcttaaggGATGGGGACCAAATCATCCCTACCTTGGTCGTCAGCTCTCGACTCGACTAATTTTTcagtctcttttccttttcctttttcatccccttgtcccccccaatcccttgcccgttgttgtcgtgtgggggcttaggaggcggagactgggacccaatgctggggaactccccaaccttgggactcagccctcgactcaacaaattttgcatggtctttttttttcccctcctactttttcgtttgtctcttcaccaatcccttctactatccacctcctaaggtgtgagagccgtgctgaaaggatgaaaggctgactttgtgccagccctgaacggcctgagggagccatgggcacggtattcccctgctttatgtctagcccttacccctcaagcgaccctgaggggtggaccgtttctctccccaacatactccaggcttatcatggccaacaatgaagattttataccattattagatagcacatttattttgcttttaaccattaaccataccattattagaggcaatgaggcttgcctcttcatcaaatagctccaccaattcaaactcgcccgattccctgaccccaggctctcctttgaccacggctctgaacactacaactaataccccctcctcaatgccgactactACAGTATCCACcttaatcaacaccccaggagacatttctactcccaacatgctcaacttcaacaactatacccccacaaccttcttcaactaccccatcctcccttattactaccttacaaccttattgtccacctccccataacactaccaccctcaacactactccctcttccacatgccaccgtccttctactacccccatctctacaaaattcttaaataatctatttagcccagccaaattggaccgatttttcgtgatccctcccacagcttctcacactttctgctttgacaaatgcctcaaatgcatatacatccttcacttgatctaacccctagacattaccttacccaaccttaacccatttactcgtcaattcctttgcccagctttgacaactaatcactaactcaaccacccttcactaccatttactatagtgctacatgaccttacatgtttagcacatttattttgcttttaaccattaaccattaaccattcatccccttgttctgtacACTTATCCTAACCGTTACTCAGTTTTACCCTTTCCGCCACAACACTTTTATCATAATGACCTTCgacgttgacgcggcagaaaatttaaaataaacaaatatttgatGAATATAGAGAGGTGAGGGATACGGTGTTTCATGAAGTCAAAATTTGATCAGCTAAACTCActaaatcccttgctcgttgtatTCTAATCGTTAACTCGGTTTTTCCCCTATTTGATACAATACTTATAATGTCACAATATTGTGTGACCGTTGGTGTCTGGTACATCTATTTGCTTTGctcattaaccattctggaaatccacaagcTTCGCCTTGTGAACCAAAAACTTCTTACCCTGGAGCCTCGTCCCAATACCCCACAATATCACTATATTCTGAATACCTTAGATGTAAACACGGTGGAAAGTTTTCAATAAATAATTCCAATAATTTGTCAACTTAAGCCAGTGACGGAGTAAAATGGTTATTGGAAATACTCGGCAAATGGTAGAAGCTTAACTAGTGCATACTAAGCCTAGGAGAACAGAATACTTGGTTATTTTAAACGATGATAAACAGATGTACAGATTAACGATTTTTCCAGCTGAGCCAGCGCTCAAACTAACATCTGTTGTTGGTTTGATAGAAGCCAATCATCCTTGACATCAGTGTTATTAACCTAACACCACccgacattcacacacacgaatactGTTTTACTTGTGGACATGATTTCAGTTATTTTAGATACCCAATAACTTAATTGATTACTGAAAGATTTTTTATTAGCCTATAGTGATGGACAGCTTAAGCATGAGTGgtagttattttttatattagcaTTTTATTGTTCACAAATTAACGTCATATATAACAAGTAGAGAGAAAGCATGCAGGAAACTTCACCATGCAATATAACGGGTAGTTGGTGACATTCTATAGGTTTTATAATTATTCAAAATAAAAGCTCATTCCACTTATGAAGAGCAAAGGTTCGTGTCTATACGAGCTctgataaatattatttttcgGTATTATTATAGGTCACCAAAATGTGGTTGCAGTTTGAGTGGCGCATGAACTTCAGTTGCTTCTACTTGTACTGAAATGctgctattttttcttattcccagAATTTCGGATAAGAAACCGCATAACCTCTACGTTATACATTGTCATTTTCAACCAATAGATTTGACGTTTTGAGGGTAACATGTaggccctccttcctccccttctccctgcgtTTATTATGTAAAAGGCAATTTATCAACACAGTTTAGTTTGCAAAGGCCGATCCACACGGACTGTCATACACACGATCGAATGTTTGTTTAGAAgaaactaatgttaataatgaattaatgaggatttatatttgtgtaaaaCAATCTGTCAACTTCCACTTGGTATTAGGTTCATAATTAAAGAAACTATGAGAAAAGTTGTTTCCCTAGGAATTATCCAATTCACTGTAGGCACTAAGTTGGGCATTTTGCTGGTATGCCCTGTATAAGCGGTAGCTGTCAACAGGCAAACAGCTAAACCAAGTGGATAGGCCTTAACGTGCAATCGTGAGGATATAATTGCTTAAGTAATTCAAGTAAAACCCCATTTGATCGAAAGAAATTACCAGGTAATGGCATTACTTCGCTGAAACTGCAAGCACTGATTACGTGAGATTCGTCACCGTGTAAACAAGAGCCATCAACATACCCAGCAGGATTTGCTTGCTGAGTGCATTTTGTGCTACTGTGGGTCGGTTTAAACGTCTGGAAAAGTGATGCTGGTAATAAGGAGTTAGTCTGGATaaacatatagtaatatatataatatatacaatgtattacatacatacatacatacatacatacatacatacatacatacatacataca from Penaeus chinensis breed Huanghai No. 1 chromosome 30, ASM1920278v2, whole genome shotgun sequence includes the following:
- the LOC125041126 gene encoding serine/arginine-rich splicing factor 7-like isoform X1 — translated: MPSTLDCKVYVGDLGSGASKQELEEAFSYYGPLRNVWVARNPPGFAFVEFEDMRDAEDAVRGLDGRTICGRRVRVELSTGKSRSRFRGPPPRRGRPFHPDDRCYECGERGHYARDCHRYSRRYGSRSRSRSRTPRRRRSYTRSRSRTRDRSRSRTRDRSRSRDRSRSRDRSRSRSRTRDRSRTRERSRSRSISRDRDRDRERSLSRDDKGTFRDRSRSRTPQQNGSPKVDDGKDE
- the LOC125041126 gene encoding serine/arginine-rich splicing factor 7-like isoform X2; translated protein: MPSTLDCKVYVGDLGSGASKQELEEAFSYYGPLRNVWVARNPPGFAFVEFEDMRDAEDAVRGLDGRTICGRRVRVELSTGKSRSRFRGPPPRRGRPFHPDDRCYECGERGHYARDCHRYSRRYGSRSRSRSRTPRRRRSYTRSRSRTRDRSRSRTRDRSRSRDRSRSRDRSRSRSRTRDRSRTRERSRSRSISRDRDRDRERSLSRDDKGDRSRSRTPQQNGSPKVDDGKDE
- the LOC125041126 gene encoding serine/arginine-rich splicing factor 7-like isoform X4 gives rise to the protein MPSTLDCKVYVGDLGSGASKQELEEAFSYYGPLRNVWVARNPPGFAFVEFEDMRDAEDAVRGLDGRTICGRRVRVELSTGKSRSRFRGPPPRRGRPFHPDDRCYECGERGHYARDCHRYSRRYGSRSRSRSRTPRRRRSYTRSRSRTRDRSRSRTRDRSRSRDRSRSRDRSRSRSRTRDRSRTRERSRSRSISRDRDRDRERSLSRDDKG
- the LOC125041126 gene encoding serine/arginine-rich splicing factor 3-like isoform X3, whose amino-acid sequence is MPSTLDCKVYVGDLGSGASKQELEEAFSYYGPLRNVWVARNPPGFAFVEFEDMRDAEDAVRGLDGRTICGRRVRVELSTGKSRSRFRGPPPRRGRPFHPDDRCYECGERGHYARDCHRSRSRSRTPRRRRSYTRSRSRTRDRSRSRTRDRSRSRDRSRSRDRSRSRSRTRDRSRTRERSRSRSISRDRDRDRERSLSRDDKGTFRDRSRSRTPQQNGSPKVDDGKDE